The following DNA comes from Pirellulales bacterium.
GAGCTTGAGATATTGGATGTCGAGCGGGATCGACGAGTGCTTGAGCAGGCTATAACGAAGCACGTCGGCCGGCTCGGGAAAACGGGAATCCCAACCAATGAAGATCCTCAGCATGTTGAATCCCTTCCAAAGTGAATGATGCCTGCGGCGGCGCAGGTCGATTCGAGGATGGCGGAAAACGGCGGCGTCGGAACGGCCGCTCTCTGCGTGCGACACGCCGACCCGCCATTGGGTTGCACATTCCTTACTTCGGAACGGTCGCGCGGCCCGGTTGAGGAAAACGTCGATCCCTGACGGTTGCGTCGAGTTTTCCAATGCTAGCTGCTAGCTCGGGAATCAAGCTTCGAATGAAAACCCCGAAAGCGGCTCGGCAGCATTCGGCAGATCGAACACGAGCGGCGAAGGTGCCTTCGATTCCGTATTCGACGTTTCAGCGGCGTCGTCCGCCCGTTTTGTTCCCAGCCGCTCGCAAACTTGCAGCCAGGTCTCCCGTTCGATTTCCAAGACCCTCAGTGCATCGGCGAGCTTCTGCGGGGCATGATGAAACCCGGCGGAGACCACCGAGCGATAGACGAAGGCGTAGACGGCGGAAATCTGCCGCACCAGCGGCGACTCCAGGTTCGGCGCCAAGCCGGAGATCAACTGCGACACGATTTCCTGACAGCGAATCAGGGCGTTGAACGCGGCTTCGTTCTGGCGACTTCGCCAATGCAGCTCGGCGCCGCGGCCGAAGCGGATCGCGGCATCGATCAGCATCAACTGCAACTTTTGCGGAGCGGCCGTGAGGATCTCAGTCGCCAAATACTCTTCGCGCGCTGCGGGGGTCATGTTGATCTCCGATGCTATGGCACACGGAGTGTGCCTACTACGTTATCAGAACGCTGAGCCTATCGAGCCGGTCGAGCTGCCGGTCGAGCTGGTCGAACCGCTTGACGCGCTCGGGTTCAACGACGACGAGCTGCCGATCTGGCCGCCGATGGTGGCAAAGCTCTGGAGCGCCGACAGCGCGCTGAGGTTGGCTTGCATCTTCGAGACTGCCACCTCGGCGTTGTTGAACTCGTTGGTCAACCGCGTTTGATCGGCCGTCAGGCGGGCATTGAGTGTATCGATCCGTTGTTGGTTGCTCTGAATGGTTGCGGTGATGGCCGTGATTCGGTCGTCCAGCAATGAATTCGTCGGGCCAGCCAGTTGATCGACCAATGCGCTCAGCTTATCGGAAAAGCCCGAGCCGGAGGTCGTAAAGAACTGCTGGACGGCTTGCGGATTGGTGGAAATCTCATTCTGCAACTGATTCGAGTCGAGCTGCAGCGAGCCGTCCTGGGCGACTGTGATTCCCAACGCGGCAAGTGATTGAATCGACCCCGCGCCAGATACCGTCCCGGAAAGCAGATTCGACAAATCCGTGTCGACCTGCAAGAGGCTGCCGTCTCCTTGCAAGATCGCACCCGTATTGGTGGTCGTGTTGTAGCTGGTGTCGCTCGCAAGACTCGAATGCAGCGTGTTGTAGGTGTCGACAAAGGCTTGCACCGTCGTGGCGAGATTCGAATTGCTGGCGGCGACGGTCAGCGTGACGGGGGACGTCGCCGTGCCGTTGACCGTAACGGTCGCTCCCGGCAACACACTCTTGAAGGTATTGGTCGAGGACGCGGCCAGGAAACCCCCCGCGCCGGGCGTGCCGGAGAGCAAGAGCGCATCCTGGCCCTGAGCAGTCTGCTGGAGGCTAAATCCCGCCTGCGACGTGTCGAAGAGCAATTGGCTTGCGCTGCCGGTCGCTTGGCTAGTGAGCGTAAACCGGAATGGATTGACTGACGAGCCGTCGTTCGATTCCGACGCCGACACGCCCGCGTCCAGCCCATTGATCTTGTTGATCAAACTCTGCAGCGAGTCGGTCGAGGAAATGGCAACGTGGAAGGTAGTCGCGCCATCGACCACCTGCGTCGGCTGCCCGCCGATGGTCTGAGTGCTGGCGGCGCCAAGGATGTGCAAATCGCCAGCGGTGGTGGCGCTCCCTTCCTGAACCTTTAACGATCCGCTTCCGTGGGCCGTATCGACGAGTTCGACGCCGTCCCCTGTGCTATTGACCTGGGCTTGTACGGAGAGGCCCGTGTTGTCGATCGCCTGGATCAGATCGCCGACCGTCAGGACTTGGCTATTGACGTTGACCTTGGCGGAGCGGCCGCTGGTGTCGGTGATCGTGAACGATCCGGCGGCGACGCCGGCGCCGCCATTGAGCGAGGCGAGCTTGGTGTTTTCGCTGACGGTCTTTAGATCAAGATCGCCGCTGTTTTTCTCGGCCGCAGCACCATTCACGGCCAGACCAAGCTTTTCGGCCGTTTGATGAGCGTCGCCATCCGACACGATCAGATTGCTCGCGGTTGAACCCGTCGTGTCGGTCAACTGTATTCCGTTCCGGGCCGAGTTGACGCCGGCCTGGATGCCGATCCCCGCGGCATTGATGGCTGAGATCACGTCGTCGACCGTCTGGGCATGCGACAGATCGACGCTGGCGGTCGCGCCGCTTCGGTCAGTGAGATCGAGTGTGCCGAGGCTGTTGATCCCCGCCGCGCCATTCAGATCTTTGAGCAGTGAGGTGGCCAACCCGCCGAGCAGCTTTGTGCCGCTGATGACTCCCCCTGAAGCTGCGGCGGTCAGACCGAGATCCTCGACGGCATGGGAGCTGTTTTGATCGGTGATCGAAAACGTACCGCCGCCGGAAGTCAGATCGGTCAACTTAATACCCTGACCACCCGGCGAAATGCTTGCCTGGAGCTTTCCTGGGGCGGCGGCATTGAGCGCGGCGAGCACATCGCCGAGCGTCGTGGGCGATCCCGGCGGAATGGGTTCGATTATCGCGCCCCCCGAGGTGACAGCCGTGTCCGTATTGCTGACGATTCCGGTTCCGTCGCTGCCGGTGGCTGGCGCCGCGGTGAAGAGTTGGCTGGCGGTCGGATCGTTGTTCAGCGCCGTCACGATGTCGCTGGCGGTCGTTTGCCCTGCGGCAATCTGAAAGATCAACTTGGGTTGCAGCGGATTGCTGTTATCGTATTGGACGGTTTCGTGGCCGGCCGCGATCGCGCCGTTATTGACGAAGCTGATTTGCACATTGTCGAAGCTGGTGCCGCCGCTCTTCGCGGTGAACGTGAGCTTGGAATTCGTTCCCAGAGTGCCGGGCGTCGTGGCGGTCGATTGCGGACCGGCCGTCAGGGCGATATCGGATATCGTCACGAAGCCCGATCCGTTGCCCCCCGCGGCGCGATGCCCGGAGAAGGCCGCGGAAGCGGTGGGATCACGGCCGAGCGCCGCGATGATGTCGTCGGCGGTGGTTTTTCCCTGCTGGATTTTGAAGACGAGCGTCTTGGCCTGCGAGTTGTAGGTGACCGTCTCATTGCCGGCGGTGATCGAAGGATCATCAACGAATGTGGCCGTTACGCCGGCCAGCGTCGAGCCGGCCTGCTTGGCCGTGAATTGCACGCCGGCGTTGACGCCGTTGGCCGCGTCGGTGGTCCCCGAAGCGAAGGTTCCCGTGACCGGCTGCGTGTGCAGGGTGACATTGATCTGCGTGCCGTCGGCGAGGCTCACTTTCACGTCGGGCAAGACCGGATCGAACCGCACGCCGGTCCCGTCGTTGAGGCTGTTGGTCGGCACCCCATTGAACAGTGAAAGGATGTCCTGGCCGCTGGCGGTCGACGCGGCCGCATTGATGCCCGCCAAACCGAGCGACGCGGCGGTCGTGCCGCCGGCAACCTCTTGGACCTTCAGATTCGCGGCTGTCGAGCCGCTGGTGTCGGTAAGCTGGAGATGATCTCCGACCGCCTGGGCTTGAACGTGGATTAACGTGCTGGAGTTGATCGCTTGAATCACGTCGCCGATCGTTTGCGCCGCGCTGAGATCGATCGTGCCGGTTGCGCCGCTGCGGTCGGTGATTTGAATCTTGCCCGGCGCGACGCCGCTGCCGCCGTTGGTGAGCGCCAACGGGACCGAATTGTCGATAAATCCGCCGAACCGAAAGGAAAACGTGCCGGCGCCGATCGGCGAACTGTCGCTGGCAAACTGCGAACTTTGCAATTGCTCGGATTGGGCCTGCTGGAGCGGCGTGAACAGGTAGTTGCCCAATTGCGGAGGCGTTCCCGTCGCGTTGGCGGATGCCGAAAGGGCCGCGGAGTTGGTGCTCGTGACGGTGCGCTGACTATAAAGCGACGACTGGGAGAGGTTCTTCGCCGAGGATTGCAGCGCGATGAGCTGGGCCTCGAGCTGCGTGAGCGCCGTCTGCTGGTTTTGCAGCGTGGTATTCTGGGCCTTCAGATTGTTGACCGGCCCCGATTCCAATTGGATCAATTGGCTCACCGTGCTGGCGATCGGGAATCCGGTCACGAGGCCGGTGCTGGCGCTGATTCGACCCATCGACGTTTGCTCACGCTAGGTAGTGGCCCGACGGAACGACCAATGCGGCCCGCTGATCGTTCTCATCCGTTTGTGATCGGCCGCGGGACCGGTCGAATTGAGCAATTCCTGCCGCAATCGCTCGATCGGAATGGACCAATCGTCTGGCTGCACTTGTCGGAATAATCGGACCGTCGGATACCAAACCGTCTTGTCAGCACTTCCCAACCAATGCCACTCGGCGTTGATCCCCAAGACAACCCAGGTTGGCACGCCGAGAGCGCCCGCCAAGTGGGCAATCAATCCGCCGTCGCAAATCAGCAGATCGAGCGCCGCGATTCGGGCAGCCAATTCATCGATGTCGTGCTGGCTCGGTTCTGTCGGCCAGCGCCGGATTAGCAATCCCGAATCGGCCGCCGCCTTTAGGCTCGCGGTCGCGTTCGAGCCTTCCGAGAGATGAATGAACTTGGCGCCGGTCAAGCTTTCGAGCGAACTAAACTGGCTGCGGGACAGTGGCTGCTGGGGCTCGTGCTTGTTGCTTGCGGCAGCGCTCAGCCCGACGCCGATCTTGAGTCCGTCGCCGAGACTATCCAACCATTCGCGGCGCGACGCGACGGTGCTCGGATCGGCGATGAGGTACGGCTCGCGGCTCGGAAAGCTGTTGAGCGTCGGCCGCAGATGAAGCGGCAGACTGCCCGACGGGATTTGGACGTCGAACTTCACTCCGGCCGGCGGTTGCCACTGCTGCTCCCGGCTGCGGTTGACGGGGCACACGCGGGACGGGGAGAACGACCTGCGCAACAGTGACTCGAGCCGCGGATCGCAGGCGATCACGCAACCAGCCGCTCGTTCCATTAGA
Coding sequences within:
- the fliD gene encoding flagellar filament capping protein FliD, producing MGRISASTGLVTGFPIASTVSQLIQLESGPVNNLKAQNTTLQNQQTALTQLEAQLIALQSSAKNLSQSSLYSQRTVTSTNSAALSASANATGTPPQLGNYLFTPLQQAQSEQLQSSQFASDSSPIGAGTFSFRFGGFIDNSVPLALTNGGSGVAPGKIQITDRSGATGTIDLSAAQTIGDVIQAINSSTLIHVQAQAVGDHLQLTDTSGSTAANLKVQEVAGGTTAASLGLAGINAAASTASGQDILSLFNGVPTNSLNDGTGVRFDPVLPDVKVSLADGTQINVTLHTQPVTGTFASGTTDAANGVNAGVQFTAKQAGSTLAGVTATFVDDPSITAGNETVTYNSQAKTLVFKIQQGKTTADDIIAALGRDPTASAAFSGHRAAGGNGSGFVTISDIALTAGPQSTATTPGTLGTNSKLTFTAKSGGTSFDNVQISFVNNGAIAAGHETVQYDNSNPLQPKLIFQIAAGQTTASDIVTALNNDPTASQLFTAAPATGSDGTGIVSNTDTAVTSGGAIIEPIPPGSPTTLGDVLAALNAAAPGKLQASISPGGQGIKLTDLTSGGGTFSITDQNSSHAVEDLGLTAAASGGVISGTKLLGGLATSLLKDLNGAAGINSLGTLDLTDRSGATASVDLSHAQTVDDVISAINAAGIGIQAGVNSARNGIQLTDTTGSTASNLIVSDGDAHQTAEKLGLAVNGAAAEKNSGDLDLKTVSENTKLASLNGGAGVAAGSFTITDTSGRSAKVNVNSQVLTVGDLIQAIDNTGLSVQAQVNSTGDGVELVDTAHGSGSLKVQEGSATTAGDLHILGAASTQTIGGQPTQVVDGATTFHVAISSTDSLQSLINKINGLDAGVSASESNDGSSVNPFRFTLTSQATGSASQLLFDTSQAGFSLQQTAQGQDALLLSGTPGAGGFLAASSTNTFKSVLPGATVTVNGTATSPVTLTVAASNSNLATTVQAFVDTYNTLHSSLASDTSYNTTTNTGAILQGDGSLLQVDTDLSNLLSGTVSGAGSIQSLAALGITVAQDGSLQLDSNQLQNEISTNPQAVQQFFTTSGSGFSDKLSALVDQLAGPTNSLLDDRITAITATIQSNQQRIDTLNARLTADQTRLTNEFNNAEVAVSKMQANLSALSALQSFATIGGQIGSSSSLNPSASSGSTSSTGSSTGSIGSAF
- a CDS encoding flagellar export chaperone FliS, encoding MTPAAREEYLATEILTAAPQKLQLMLIDAAIRFGRGAELHWRSRQNEAAFNALIRCQEIVSQLISGLAPNLESPLVRQISAVYAFVYRSVVSAGFHHAPQKLADALRVLEIERETWLQVCERLGTKRADDAAETSNTESKAPSPLVFDLPNAAEPLSGFSFEA